Proteins encoded within one genomic window of Glycine soja cultivar W05 chromosome 1, ASM419377v2, whole genome shotgun sequence:
- the LOC114408301 gene encoding cysteine-rich receptor-like protein kinase 26, whose translation MLLVIPRGQFIMSTISGMPLFFLCCLYLIIVICEASFGPSYEYSKYCNNSNGNYTANSIYQTNLNTLLSTLTSHTEIDYGFYNFSHGQNSDKVYAIGLCRGDVKPDECRSCLNNSRVSLTRLCPKQLEAINWEEKCMLRYSNRAIFHTMDASFSYHMNNVNNATDAEEFNKVLGELLRNLSDKAASGDSRRKYAADTAVFANLQTIYGLVQCTPDLSRQDCGKCLHWSLADFGNVFKNKVGAVVLRPSCNVRYEIYPFYDEPTPSASVPLSLKGTFHCTTCLQIWWNCFNY comes from the coding sequence ATGTTACTTGTCATTCCCAGAGGACAATTTATAATGTCTACTATTTCTGGTATGCcgcttttctttctttgttgctTGTATCTAATAATAGTAATATGTGAAGCCAGCTTCGGACCAAGTTATGAATACTCCAAATACTGTAATAACAGTAATGGAAACTACACAGCCAATAGCATCTACCAAACCAACCTCAATACCCTCTTATCCACCCTCACTTCCCACACAGAAATCGACTATGGTTTCTACAATTTCTCGCATGGCCAAAACTCAGACAAAGTATACGCAATAGGGTTATGCAGAGGAGATGTTAAGCCAGACGAATGTCGCAGCTGCCTCAACAATTCTAGAGTGAGTCTCACACGGTTGTGTCCAAAGCAGTTAGAGGCAATCAATTGGGAAGAGAAGTGCATGTTGCGCTACTCCAACCGCGCAATTTTTCACACCATGGATGCTTCTTTTTCGTATCATATGAACAACGTAAACAATGCAACGGATGCGGAAGAGTTCAATAAAGTGTTGGGTGAGTTACTTAGAAATCTGAGTGACAAAGCTGCATCAGGTGACTCTCGTCGCAAGTATGCCGCGGATACTGCAGTCTTTGCGAATCTCCAAACCATATACGGTCTTGTGCAGTGTACGCCTGATTTGTCAAGGCAAGACTGCGGTAAATGCTTGCATTGGAGTTTGGCAGATTTCGgaaatgttttcaaaaacaaagttgGTGCTGTAGTGCTTAGACCAAGTTGTAATGTTAGATATGAAATCTACCCCTTCTACGATGAACCTACACCATCA